Proteins found in one Coffea eugenioides isolate CCC68of chromosome 5, Ceug_1.0, whole genome shotgun sequence genomic segment:
- the LOC113771192 gene encoding uncharacterized protein LOC113771192 produces MSDMLWARYMISKYVTTTGHAAIASIKPSNSQTWRRMIGVRDFMVLHMQTLVRDGSLSFWFDNWLGTGPLAEGKQGTPSSSLVIKNLIAGAEWKLDRVDEALTEEDRRKILNFRIHHSTDWDQYVWTATPDGKFKIQMALERLRKSTNPLISRKLIWNRRIPLKLSIFMWCLLNHLLPFPDML; encoded by the coding sequence ATGAGTGACATGCTTTGGGCTCGCTACATGATCTCCAAATATGTAACGACAACAGGGCATGCGGCCATAGCGTCAATAAAGCCCTCAAACTCGCAGACTTGGAGAAGAATGATAGGAGTGCGTGACTTCATGGTACTGCACATGCAAACGCTAGTTCGAGATGGCAGCTTATCCTTCTGGTTCGACAACTGGTTGGGGACGGGACCGCTAGCTGAAGGCAAACAAGGGACACCATCTTCGAGTTTGGTAATTAAAAACTTGATCGCAGGTGCAGAATGGAAGCTAGACCGAGTCGACGAAGCACTAACGGAAGAGGACAGAAGGAAGATCCTAAACTTTCGTATTCACCATTCAACAGACTGGGATCAGTATGTCTGGACAGCTACTCCAGATGGCAAATTTAAAATCCAAATGGCTTTGGAGAGGCTCCGCAAGTCGACTAATCCTTTAATCTCAAGGAAACTCATATGGAACCGGCGTATCCCCCTCAAACTCTCTATTTTCATGTGGTGCCTACTGAATCATTTGCTTCCTTTTCCCGACATGTTATAG